atttgcAAAGTCTTGAAATATTATTTCACAAATAATGTTTcggagaaaaataaatttcaacaaaaCTAAATTCTCAATTGTTATGATAAAATGTTATCACCTGATCATCAAAACCAACCCATTATATATcgatttaatttggtttgaattctatctaaaaaataagtaaattcaATCCAacctaatttatatatttttgatcaATTTAGACCGatatattcaatcaaatttaAACCAAACCAACCCGCGAACatctttaattatatttcaatattctACTGCCATCCAAATAATTTTGGTCCCATATCAAACCAAACATAAGCATAATTAATTGTCCAAATTCGATTGCAGTATATCATTACCAACACGTTACTCGCTAGACAATCAGTTAATTAGGCTTGAAACTCACTGCCAATCAATTAGTAATTACGTAAGGCTGGATTATAATGCCCATACTATtttgtgtgttttttattttagtaaattttaaaGTGTTAGAACTCATGTTTCATAACTATACTTTTTTATATAGCTAGAACTATACTCTATTTTCATCCATTAGCCAAATGAACATAATTTTCGCCAAATTTTTTGTACCCTAACCTATTCTTTATTAaggtttaaatttaaatcaaataattgaaattcaaatatattcGGTTTAgacatcaaatttcaaattttgaactCACGAACCCATATATCCAACCCACATACATTAcattccatttttattttatttttaactattacaatacatttgtattttttattttaaattgatctCACTCTTtcttatttatgtatttttatatttatattttgaattgttgttttagtttttatttgcAAAGTCTTGAAATATTATTTCACAAATAATGTTTcggagaaaaataaatttcaacaaaaCTAAATTCTCAATTGTTATGATAAAATGTTATCACCTGATCATCAAAACCAACCCATTATATATcgatttaatttggtttgaattctatctaaaaaataagtaaattcaATCCAacctaatttatatatttttgatcaATTTAGACCGatatattcaatcaaatttaAACCAAACCAACCCGCGAACatctttaattatatttcaatattctACTGCCATCCAAATAATTTTGGTCCCATATCAAACCAAACATAAGCATAATTAATTGTCCAAATTCGATTGCAGTATATCATTACCAACACGTTACTCGCTAGACAATCAGTTAATTAGGCTTGAAACTCACTGCCAATCAATTAGTAATTACGTAAGGCTGGATTATAATGCCCATACTATtttgtgtgttttttattttagtaaattttaaaGTGTTAGAACTCATGTTTCATAACTATACTTTTTTATATAGCTAGAACTATACTCTATTTTCATCCATTAGCCAAATGAACATAATTTTCGCCAAATTTTTTGTACCCGCCATTTATGCACGAAGTCACAAATAGCCGGtcagaattttgaaattagacttgaaatatattaaaaggaaaaaaattcaCGATATATATTCAACGACACATTTATTATGACACACTTATTATGATCTCGCTGATATTCTTAAGTAATTAAAAATTGGCTTctctattgtttttttttaatcttttgatttttatgtGAAATGAATTGggataatttgaaatttgactaATAGGTAAATAAAGTTTAATCAAAGATTATCTCaactataatttaaatttagaatatctTAAATACTTTATCTATCATTAACTGAAACTCATGAATCAATTGAATTCAATTAATTAGTATTTGTTTTCTCTATTTGGCACGTTCAAAAATAAGATGAATTGctaaaagaaattgaaataaattagaaacaaaagatattttgaaatatttttactaaGTATTTCGAAACAAAAGGAGAAGGAAAGAAAAGTGTTGGATCAACACTAAAATTATATTGCATAAAACTAGTACATGTACAATAAAAGCAAAATGACATTGatacaaattaatataatcaaaacaaacaattaggtctttttctaataaaaagaaTTAGATCTTTTAATTCACTTGTAACCCATTACTAATTTAAACTAATAGAATGTTCAATATCAATGTATTGGAAGTTGTGTTTGTTGCTAATTTATTAGACTAGTTCAATCCTAAATGCCTACGTTATTTGACCTTGATACTTGGAAATTATGTTAGTACCAATTTATTAGACCACTCGATCAACCTACCAAGGAAGATAGGAATGACCCATATATTGCCGAGAAACATGGTTAAGATACTAAATATATTAGTCTACAAGAAGGATAATTGATCGAACAAACTAGAAGGTTAGCTTGAGATATGACCATGACTCATGTGTCACTATTTCGTACCATCTCAATAATTAATCAAtacaaaaatattcaataagGACCACACACTTTAATTAGGGTTGGGTTTGAGAGAAACATAATAGACCCAACCCTAATTATAAAACCACTATATACATTATAAAACAAGAAAACTTGTTGAACATGTTActctaaatattatattagatgtCAATAGGGTTTTCTCAACCTTTAAAATTCAAGTGACATAGACCTTATGTTCTTTCACAAAACATAGTGCAATATAACAATCTCTTGCGATATTTCACTTCCAAGTGCAATAAACTTTTTCATTCTTCCTTTTTTGCTTAAATGGAAATTTATATATTTCCGCATCAAATAATCACTATCATCTTACCACTTTAGCATATATAATGGAAATCATTGGATtaagataattttaatttcttacaGATTTTGACTTAGAAAAATCAAtaacaagaaagaaaaaaaaacacatacacATAACAGCTTTTTATGTTACAATGGGAATCTCacacattttatattattaaaatacaaaaaaagaaaaaaaacactaaagacaaaaaaaatcaaaagaaaaaccTTCATCAATTATTGAACAAAACCTTTTAATTTGCAGAATTTTTACCAACAATGTTACAATATTATAAAGATTGTAATAATGTCACTACAACAATATAGCAAATCTTCcacatatatatttagtatatttaatttaatatattacaattcaaacataatcCTCCTTTTGATCCACATCCATTTTTCCCTTCCCACTAGTGTACACAAAATCAAGATTATAAAGCACAGGAACCATAGTAATAGAACAAAGAAAAACCAAAACAGGACCAAAAATCCAAAGCAACATAGGAAGCCCTGCATAGAAAAGCCTATTTCCAACGGCATTTAAAATGAAACCTTTCtccaaaatttcaaatatatattcagGTGTCACAAGTGACATAGGATCTTGAGGTGTGTTGATTAAAATGTTCACTTGATTTATGAACCTTATTGCAAGAGAGTGGCAGAAAAATGAGAAGAGGAAAATTGTGAGGAGTGTGACATATTTAAGTGCTACCATGAATTCTCCATGTGCACCATAAATTGCATCATTGAGTGGTTTCTTCACACTATAAGTGCTGCTTATAACTGCTGCTAGACCTGAACATAGTAGAATTGAGGTTGTGGCCATTAATGTGGCCCCCATGATTGTGTTCCTAAGTGATTGAACAGCTAGGATGTTTTTCTTATCATTGTCCTGCCATAATTCAAcacatcataattaattttttcaaaaaaaaaaaaattaataaagtaattttaaattaaataatctaacattatatatatattttgaagattttttttaatggaattttaagatttttttta
The genomic region above belongs to Cicer arietinum cultivar CDC Frontier isolate Library 1 chromosome 4, Cicar.CDCFrontier_v2.0, whole genome shotgun sequence and contains:
- the LOC101505025 gene encoding uncharacterized protein produces the protein MEWRKCYLDVILVPLGFLISIGYHLWLWHKVRTQPHTTIVGINASGRRNWVDAMMKDNDKKNILAVQSLRNTIMGATLMATTSILLCSGLAAVISSTYSVKKPLNDAIYGAHGEFMVALKYVTLLTIFLFSFFCHSLAIRFINQVNILINTPQDPMSLVTPEYIFEILEKGFILNAVGNRLFYAGLPMLLWIFGPVLVFLCSITMVPVLYNLDFVYTSGKGKMDVDQKEDYV